One region of Callithrix jacchus isolate 240 chromosome 16, calJac240_pri, whole genome shotgun sequence genomic DNA includes:
- the SCX gene encoding basic helix-loop-helix transcription factor scleraxis isoform X2 produces MSFATLRPAPPGRYLYPEVSPLSEDEDRGSESSGSDEKPCRVHAARCGLQGARRRSGGRRAGGGGPGGRPGREPRQRHTANARERDRTNSVNTAFTALRTLIPTEPADRKLSKIETLRLASSYISHLGNVLLAGEACGDGQPCHSGPAFFHAARAGSPPPPPPPPPARDGENAQPKQICTFCLSNQRKLSKDRDRKTAIRS; encoded by the exons ATGTCCTTCGCCACGCTGCGCCCGGCGCCGCCGGGCCGCTACCTGTACCCCGAGGTGAGCCCGCTGTCGGAGGATGAGGACCGCGGCAGCGAGAGCTCGGGCTCCGACGAGAAACCCTGTCGCGTGCACGCGGCGCGCTGCGGCCTCCAGGGCGCCCGGCGGAGGTCTGGGGGCCGGCGAGCCGGGGGCGGGGGGCCGGGGGGCCGGCCAGGCCGTGAGCCCCGGCAGCGGCATACGGCGAACGCGCGCGAGCGGGACCGCACCAACAGCGTGAACACGGCCTTCACGGCGCTGCGCACGCTGATCCCCACTGAGCCCGCCGACCGCAAGCTCTCAAAGATCgagacactgcgcctggcctccagctacatctcGCACCTGGGCAACGTGCTGCTGGCGGGCGAGGCCTGCGGAGACGGACAGCCGTGCCACTCGGGTCCAGCCTTCTTCCACGCAGCGCGCGCGGGCAGcccaccgccaccgccaccaccacctcctgccCGAGACGGCGAGAACGCCCAGCCAAAACAGATCTGCACCTTCTGCCTCAGCAACCAGAGAAAGTTG AGCAAGGACCGCGACAGAAAGACAGCGATTCGAAGTTAG
- the SCX gene encoding basic helix-loop-helix transcription factor scleraxis isoform X1 yields the protein MSFATLRPAPPGRYLYPEVSPLSEDEDRGSESSGSDEKPCRVHAARCGLQGARRRSGGRRAGGGGPGGRPGREPRQRHTANARERDRTNSVNTAFTALRTLIPTEPADRKLSKIETLRLASSYISHLGNVLLAGEACGDGQPCHSGPAFFHAARAGSPPPPPPPPPARDGENAQPKQICTFCLSNQRKLAAQQDARPCRAAGDMDHGT from the exons ATGTCCTTCGCCACGCTGCGCCCGGCGCCGCCGGGCCGCTACCTGTACCCCGAGGTGAGCCCGCTGTCGGAGGATGAGGACCGCGGCAGCGAGAGCTCGGGCTCCGACGAGAAACCCTGTCGCGTGCACGCGGCGCGCTGCGGCCTCCAGGGCGCCCGGCGGAGGTCTGGGGGCCGGCGAGCCGGGGGCGGGGGGCCGGGGGGCCGGCCAGGCCGTGAGCCCCGGCAGCGGCATACGGCGAACGCGCGCGAGCGGGACCGCACCAACAGCGTGAACACGGCCTTCACGGCGCTGCGCACGCTGATCCCCACTGAGCCCGCCGACCGCAAGCTCTCAAAGATCgagacactgcgcctggcctccagctacatctcGCACCTGGGCAACGTGCTGCTGGCGGGCGAGGCCTGCGGAGACGGACAGCCGTGCCACTCGGGTCCAGCCTTCTTCCACGCAGCGCGCGCGGGCAGcccaccgccaccgccaccaccacctcctgccCGAGACGGCGAGAACGCCCAGCCAAAACAGATCTGCACCTTCTGCCTCAGCAACCAGAGAAAGTTG GCTGCACAGCAAGACGCCAGGCCCTGTAGAGCTGCCGGAGACATGGACCATGGGACatga
- the BOP1 gene encoding ribosome biogenesis protein BOP1 isoform X2 produces MLHRALEQKLCPGAGRAAREAELGKLLECKACRAVGEGCWGPATHWILQSGEMQQDIRNTVGNVPLEWYEDFPHVGYDLDGRCIYKPLRTQDELDQFLDKMDNPDYWRTVQDPMTGRDLRLTDEQVALVRRLQSGQFGDTGFDPYEPAVDFFSGDVMIHPVTNRPADKRSFIPSLVEKEKVSRMVHAIKMGWIQPRRPRDPTPSFYDLWAQEDPNAVLGRHKMHVPAPKLALPGHAESYNPPPEYLLGEEERAAWEQQEPSERKLSFLPRKFPSLRAVPAYGRFVQERFERCLDLYLCPRQRKMRVNVDPEDLIPKLPRPRDLQPFPTCQALVYRGHSDLVRCLSVSPGGQWLASGSDDGSLRLWEVATARCVRTVPVGGVVRSAAWNPNPTVCLVAVAVEDSVLLLNPALGDRLVAGGTDQLLSAFIPPEEPTLQPTRWLEASEEERQVGLRLRICHGKPVTQVTWHGRGDYLAVVLATQGHAQVLIHQLSRRRSQSPFHRSHGQVQRVAFHPSRPFLLVASQRSIRLYHLLRQELTKKLMPNCKWVSSLAVHPAGDNIICGSYDSKLVWFDLDLSTKPYRVLRHHKKALRAVAFHPRYPLFASGSDDGTVIICHGMVYNDLLQNPLLVPVKVLKGHMMTRDLGVLDVIFHPTQPWVFSSGADGTIRLFS; encoded by the exons GACATCCGGAACACGGTGGGCAACGTGCCCCTGGAGTGGTATGAGGACTTCCCCCATGTGGGCTATGACCTGGATGGCAGGTGCATCTACAAGCCCCTGAGGACCCAGGATGAGCTGGATCAGTTCCTGGACAAGATGGACAACCCTGACTACTG GCGCACCGTGCAGGACCCAATGACAGGGCGGGACCTGAGGTTGACCGACGAGCAGGTGGCGCTGGTGCGGCGGCTGCAGAGCGGCCAGTTTGGGGACACAGGCTTCGACCCCTATGAG CCGGCTGTCGATTTCTTCAGTGGggacgtcatgatccacccggTGACCAACCGCCCAGCCGACAAGCGCAGCTTTATCCCCTCCCTGGTGGAGAAGGAGAAG GTCTCTCGCATGGTGCACGCCATTAAGATGGGCTGGATCCAGCCCCGCCGGCCCCGAGACCCCACCCCCAGCTTCTATGACCTGTGGGCTCAGGAGGACCCCAACGCTGTGTTGGGGCGTCACAAGATGCATGTGCCTGCACCCAAGCTGGCCTTGCCTGGCCATGCCGAGTCGTACAACCCACCCCCCGAATACCTGCTTGGCGAGGAGGAG CGCGCAGCATGGGAACAGCAGGAGCCGAGCGAGAGGAAGCTGAGTTTTTTGCCACGCAAGTTCCCGAGCCTGCGGGCTGTGCCTGCCTACGGACGCTTCGTCCAGGAACGCTTCGAGCGCTGCCTCGACCTGTACCTGTGCCCTCGGCAGCGCAAGATGAGG GTGAACGTAGACCCCGAGGACCTTATCCCCAAGCTGCCTCGGCCGAGGGACCTGCAGCCCTTCCCCACCTGCCAGGCCCTG GTCTACAGGGGCCACAGTGACCTTGTCCGCTGCCTCAGTGTCTCTCCTGGGGGACAGTGGCTGGCTTCAG GCTCCGATGATGGCTCCCTGCGGCTCTGGGAGGTGGCCACTGCCCGCTGTGTGAGGACTGTGCCTGTTGGGGGCGTGGTGAGGAGTGCGGCCTGGAACCCTAACCCTACTGTCTGCCTGGTGGCTGTGGCTGT ggAGGACTCGGTGCTACTGCTGAACCCGGCTCTGGGGGACCGGCTGGTGGCAGGCGGCACGGATCAGCTGCTGAGTGCCTTCATCCCACCTGAGGAGCCCACCTTGCAGCCCACCCGCTGGCTGGAGGCCTCGGAGGAAGAGCGCCAAGTGGGCCTGCGGCTACGGATCTGCCATGGCAAG CCAGTGACGCAGGTGACCTGGCATGGACGTGGGGACTACCTGGCCGTGGTACTGGCCACCCAGGGCCATGCCCAGGTGCTGATCCATCAGCTGAGCCGTCGCCGCAGCCAGAGCCCGTTCCACCGCAGCCACGGGCAGGTGCAGCGGGTGGCCTTCCACCCTTCGAGGCCCTTCTTGTTGGTGGCGTCCCAGCGCAGCATCCGCCTCTACCACCTGCTGCGCCAGGAGCTCACCAAGAAGCTGATGCCCAACTGCAAGTGGGTGTCCAGCCTGGCTGTGCACCCGGCAG GTGACAACATCATCTGTGGGAGCTACGACAGCAAGCTGGTGTGGTTTGACCTGGATCTTTCCACCAAGCCATACAGGGTGCTGAG ACACCACAAGAAAGCTCTGCGAGCTGTGGCCTTCCACCCCCGGTACCCACTCTTCGCATCAGGGTCGGATGACGGCACTGTCATCATCTGTCATGGCATGGTGTACAA TGACCTTCTGCAGAACCCCCTGCTGGTTCCTGTCAAGGTGCTGAAGGGACACATGATGACCCGAGACCTGGGAGTGCTAGACGTCATCTTCCACCCCACTCAGCCGTGGGTCTTCTCCTCGGGGGCAGATGGGACCATCCGCCTCTTCTCATAG
- the BOP1 gene encoding ribosome biogenesis protein BOP1 isoform X5, protein MLHRALEQKLCPGAGRAAREAELGKLLECKACRAGPATHWILQSGEMQQDIRNTVGNVPLEWYEDFPHVGYDLDGRCIYKPLRTQDELDQFLDKMDNPDYWRTVQDPMTGRDLRLTDEQVALVRRLQSGQFGDTGFDPYEPAVDFFSGDVMIHPVTNRPADKRSFIPSLVEKEKVSRMVHAIKMGWIQPRRPRDPTPSFYDLWAQEDPNAVLGRHKMHVPAPKLALPGHAESYNPPPEYLLGEEERAAWEQQEPSERKLSFLPRKFPSLRAVPAYGRFVQERFERCLDLYLCPRQRKMRVNVDPEDLIPKLPRPRDLQPFPTCQALVYRGHSDLVRCLSVSPGGQWLASGSDDGSLRLWEVATARCVRTVPVGGVVRSAAWNPNPTVCLVAVAVEDSVLLLNPALGDRLVAGGTDQLLSAFIPPEEPTLQPTRWLEASEEERQVGLRLRICHGKPVTQVTWHGRGDYLAVVLATQGHAQVLIHQLSRRRSQSPFHRSHGQVQRVAFHPSRPFLLVASQRSIRLYHLLRQELTKKLMPNCKWVSSLAVHPAGDNIICGSYDSKLVWFDLDLSTKPYRVLRHHKKALRAVAFHPRYPLFASGSDDGTVIICHGMVYNDLLQNPLLVPVKVLKGHMMTRDLGVLDVIFHPTQPWVFSSGADGTIRLFS, encoded by the exons GACATCCGGAACACGGTGGGCAACGTGCCCCTGGAGTGGTATGAGGACTTCCCCCATGTGGGCTATGACCTGGATGGCAGGTGCATCTACAAGCCCCTGAGGACCCAGGATGAGCTGGATCAGTTCCTGGACAAGATGGACAACCCTGACTACTG GCGCACCGTGCAGGACCCAATGACAGGGCGGGACCTGAGGTTGACCGACGAGCAGGTGGCGCTGGTGCGGCGGCTGCAGAGCGGCCAGTTTGGGGACACAGGCTTCGACCCCTATGAG CCGGCTGTCGATTTCTTCAGTGGggacgtcatgatccacccggTGACCAACCGCCCAGCCGACAAGCGCAGCTTTATCCCCTCCCTGGTGGAGAAGGAGAAG GTCTCTCGCATGGTGCACGCCATTAAGATGGGCTGGATCCAGCCCCGCCGGCCCCGAGACCCCACCCCCAGCTTCTATGACCTGTGGGCTCAGGAGGACCCCAACGCTGTGTTGGGGCGTCACAAGATGCATGTGCCTGCACCCAAGCTGGCCTTGCCTGGCCATGCCGAGTCGTACAACCCACCCCCCGAATACCTGCTTGGCGAGGAGGAG CGCGCAGCATGGGAACAGCAGGAGCCGAGCGAGAGGAAGCTGAGTTTTTTGCCACGCAAGTTCCCGAGCCTGCGGGCTGTGCCTGCCTACGGACGCTTCGTCCAGGAACGCTTCGAGCGCTGCCTCGACCTGTACCTGTGCCCTCGGCAGCGCAAGATGAGG GTGAACGTAGACCCCGAGGACCTTATCCCCAAGCTGCCTCGGCCGAGGGACCTGCAGCCCTTCCCCACCTGCCAGGCCCTG GTCTACAGGGGCCACAGTGACCTTGTCCGCTGCCTCAGTGTCTCTCCTGGGGGACAGTGGCTGGCTTCAG GCTCCGATGATGGCTCCCTGCGGCTCTGGGAGGTGGCCACTGCCCGCTGTGTGAGGACTGTGCCTGTTGGGGGCGTGGTGAGGAGTGCGGCCTGGAACCCTAACCCTACTGTCTGCCTGGTGGCTGTGGCTGT ggAGGACTCGGTGCTACTGCTGAACCCGGCTCTGGGGGACCGGCTGGTGGCAGGCGGCACGGATCAGCTGCTGAGTGCCTTCATCCCACCTGAGGAGCCCACCTTGCAGCCCACCCGCTGGCTGGAGGCCTCGGAGGAAGAGCGCCAAGTGGGCCTGCGGCTACGGATCTGCCATGGCAAG CCAGTGACGCAGGTGACCTGGCATGGACGTGGGGACTACCTGGCCGTGGTACTGGCCACCCAGGGCCATGCCCAGGTGCTGATCCATCAGCTGAGCCGTCGCCGCAGCCAGAGCCCGTTCCACCGCAGCCACGGGCAGGTGCAGCGGGTGGCCTTCCACCCTTCGAGGCCCTTCTTGTTGGTGGCGTCCCAGCGCAGCATCCGCCTCTACCACCTGCTGCGCCAGGAGCTCACCAAGAAGCTGATGCCCAACTGCAAGTGGGTGTCCAGCCTGGCTGTGCACCCGGCAG GTGACAACATCATCTGTGGGAGCTACGACAGCAAGCTGGTGTGGTTTGACCTGGATCTTTCCACCAAGCCATACAGGGTGCTGAG ACACCACAAGAAAGCTCTGCGAGCTGTGGCCTTCCACCCCCGGTACCCACTCTTCGCATCAGGGTCGGATGACGGCACTGTCATCATCTGTCATGGCATGGTGTACAA TGACCTTCTGCAGAACCCCCTGCTGGTTCCTGTCAAGGTGCTGAAGGGACACATGATGACCCGAGACCTGGGAGTGCTAGACGTCATCTTCCACCCCACTCAGCCGTGGGTCTTCTCCTCGGGGGCAGATGGGACCATCCGCCTCTTCTCATAG
- the BOP1 gene encoding ribosome biogenesis protein BOP1 isoform X3 yields MLHRALEQKLCPGAGRAAREAELGKLLECKACRADIRNTVGNVPLEWYEDFPHVGYDLDGRCIYKPLRTQDELDQFLDKMDNPDYWRTVQDPMTGRDLRLTDEQVALVRRLQSGQFGDTGFDPYEPAVDFFSGDVMIHPVTNRPADKRSFIPSLVEKEKVSRMVHAIKMGWIQPRRPRDPTPSFYDLWAQEDPNAVLGRHKMHVPAPKLALPGHAESYNPPPEYLLGEEERAAWEQQEPSERKLSFLPRKFPSLRAVPAYGRFVQERFERCLDLYLCPRQRKMRVNVDPEDLIPKLPRPRDLQPFPTCQALVYRGHSDLVRCLSVSPGGQWLASGSDDGSLRLWEVATARCVRTVPVGGVVRSAAWNPNPTVCLVAVAVEDSVLLLNPALGDRLVAGGTDQLLSAFIPPEEPTLQPTRWLEASEEERQVGLRLRICHGKPVTQVTWHGRGDYLAVVLATQGHAQVLIHQLSRRRSQSPFHRSHGQVQRVAFHPSRPFLLVASQRSIRLYHLLRQELTKKLMPNCKWVSSLAVHPAGDNIICGSYDSKLVWFDLDLSTKPYRVLRHHKKALRAVAFHPRYPLFASGSDDGTVIICHGMVYNDLLQNPLLVPVKVLKGHMMTRDLGVLDVIFHPTQPWVFSSGADGTIRLFS; encoded by the exons GACATCCGGAACACGGTGGGCAACGTGCCCCTGGAGTGGTATGAGGACTTCCCCCATGTGGGCTATGACCTGGATGGCAGGTGCATCTACAAGCCCCTGAGGACCCAGGATGAGCTGGATCAGTTCCTGGACAAGATGGACAACCCTGACTACTG GCGCACCGTGCAGGACCCAATGACAGGGCGGGACCTGAGGTTGACCGACGAGCAGGTGGCGCTGGTGCGGCGGCTGCAGAGCGGCCAGTTTGGGGACACAGGCTTCGACCCCTATGAG CCGGCTGTCGATTTCTTCAGTGGggacgtcatgatccacccggTGACCAACCGCCCAGCCGACAAGCGCAGCTTTATCCCCTCCCTGGTGGAGAAGGAGAAG GTCTCTCGCATGGTGCACGCCATTAAGATGGGCTGGATCCAGCCCCGCCGGCCCCGAGACCCCACCCCCAGCTTCTATGACCTGTGGGCTCAGGAGGACCCCAACGCTGTGTTGGGGCGTCACAAGATGCATGTGCCTGCACCCAAGCTGGCCTTGCCTGGCCATGCCGAGTCGTACAACCCACCCCCCGAATACCTGCTTGGCGAGGAGGAG CGCGCAGCATGGGAACAGCAGGAGCCGAGCGAGAGGAAGCTGAGTTTTTTGCCACGCAAGTTCCCGAGCCTGCGGGCTGTGCCTGCCTACGGACGCTTCGTCCAGGAACGCTTCGAGCGCTGCCTCGACCTGTACCTGTGCCCTCGGCAGCGCAAGATGAGG GTGAACGTAGACCCCGAGGACCTTATCCCCAAGCTGCCTCGGCCGAGGGACCTGCAGCCCTTCCCCACCTGCCAGGCCCTG GTCTACAGGGGCCACAGTGACCTTGTCCGCTGCCTCAGTGTCTCTCCTGGGGGACAGTGGCTGGCTTCAG GCTCCGATGATGGCTCCCTGCGGCTCTGGGAGGTGGCCACTGCCCGCTGTGTGAGGACTGTGCCTGTTGGGGGCGTGGTGAGGAGTGCGGCCTGGAACCCTAACCCTACTGTCTGCCTGGTGGCTGTGGCTGT ggAGGACTCGGTGCTACTGCTGAACCCGGCTCTGGGGGACCGGCTGGTGGCAGGCGGCACGGATCAGCTGCTGAGTGCCTTCATCCCACCTGAGGAGCCCACCTTGCAGCCCACCCGCTGGCTGGAGGCCTCGGAGGAAGAGCGCCAAGTGGGCCTGCGGCTACGGATCTGCCATGGCAAG CCAGTGACGCAGGTGACCTGGCATGGACGTGGGGACTACCTGGCCGTGGTACTGGCCACCCAGGGCCATGCCCAGGTGCTGATCCATCAGCTGAGCCGTCGCCGCAGCCAGAGCCCGTTCCACCGCAGCCACGGGCAGGTGCAGCGGGTGGCCTTCCACCCTTCGAGGCCCTTCTTGTTGGTGGCGTCCCAGCGCAGCATCCGCCTCTACCACCTGCTGCGCCAGGAGCTCACCAAGAAGCTGATGCCCAACTGCAAGTGGGTGTCCAGCCTGGCTGTGCACCCGGCAG GTGACAACATCATCTGTGGGAGCTACGACAGCAAGCTGGTGTGGTTTGACCTGGATCTTTCCACCAAGCCATACAGGGTGCTGAG ACACCACAAGAAAGCTCTGCGAGCTGTGGCCTTCCACCCCCGGTACCCACTCTTCGCATCAGGGTCGGATGACGGCACTGTCATCATCTGTCATGGCATGGTGTACAA TGACCTTCTGCAGAACCCCCTGCTGGTTCCTGTCAAGGTGCTGAAGGGACACATGATGACCCGAGACCTGGGAGTGCTAGACGTCATCTTCCACCCCACTCAGCCGTGGGTCTTCTCCTCGGGGGCAGATGGGACCATCCGCCTCTTCTCATAG
- the BOP1 gene encoding ribosome biogenesis protein BOP1 isoform X4, with protein sequence MQQDIRNTVGNVPLEWYEDFPHVGYDLDGRCIYKPLRTQDELDQFLDKMDNPDYWRTVQDPMTGRDLRLTDEQVALVRRLQSGQFGDTGFDPYEPAVDFFSGDVMIHPVTNRPADKRSFIPSLVEKEKVSRMVHAIKMGWIQPRRPRDPTPSFYDLWAQEDPNAVLGRHKMHVPAPKLALPGHAESYNPPPEYLLGEEERAAWEQQEPSERKLSFLPRKFPSLRAVPAYGRFVQERFERCLDLYLCPRQRKMRVNVDPEDLIPKLPRPRDLQPFPTCQALVYRGHSDLVRCLSVSPGGQWLASGSDDGSLRLWEVATARCVRTVPVGGVVRSAAWNPNPTVCLVAVAVEDSVLLLNPALGDRLVAGGTDQLLSAFIPPEEPTLQPTRWLEASEEERQVGLRLRICHGKPVTQVTWHGRGDYLAVVLATQGHAQVLIHQLSRRRSQSPFHRSHGQVQRVAFHPSRPFLLVASQRSIRLYHLLRQELTKKLMPNCKWVSSLAVHPAGDNIICGSYDSKLVWFDLDLSTKPYRVLRHHKKALRAVAFHPRYPLFASGSDDGTVIICHGMVYNDLLQNPLLVPVKVLKGHMMTRDLGVLDVIFHPTQPWVFSSGADGTIRLFS encoded by the exons GACATCCGGAACACGGTGGGCAACGTGCCCCTGGAGTGGTATGAGGACTTCCCCCATGTGGGCTATGACCTGGATGGCAGGTGCATCTACAAGCCCCTGAGGACCCAGGATGAGCTGGATCAGTTCCTGGACAAGATGGACAACCCTGACTACTG GCGCACCGTGCAGGACCCAATGACAGGGCGGGACCTGAGGTTGACCGACGAGCAGGTGGCGCTGGTGCGGCGGCTGCAGAGCGGCCAGTTTGGGGACACAGGCTTCGACCCCTATGAG CCGGCTGTCGATTTCTTCAGTGGggacgtcatgatccacccggTGACCAACCGCCCAGCCGACAAGCGCAGCTTTATCCCCTCCCTGGTGGAGAAGGAGAAG GTCTCTCGCATGGTGCACGCCATTAAGATGGGCTGGATCCAGCCCCGCCGGCCCCGAGACCCCACCCCCAGCTTCTATGACCTGTGGGCTCAGGAGGACCCCAACGCTGTGTTGGGGCGTCACAAGATGCATGTGCCTGCACCCAAGCTGGCCTTGCCTGGCCATGCCGAGTCGTACAACCCACCCCCCGAATACCTGCTTGGCGAGGAGGAG CGCGCAGCATGGGAACAGCAGGAGCCGAGCGAGAGGAAGCTGAGTTTTTTGCCACGCAAGTTCCCGAGCCTGCGGGCTGTGCCTGCCTACGGACGCTTCGTCCAGGAACGCTTCGAGCGCTGCCTCGACCTGTACCTGTGCCCTCGGCAGCGCAAGATGAGG GTGAACGTAGACCCCGAGGACCTTATCCCCAAGCTGCCTCGGCCGAGGGACCTGCAGCCCTTCCCCACCTGCCAGGCCCTG GTCTACAGGGGCCACAGTGACCTTGTCCGCTGCCTCAGTGTCTCTCCTGGGGGACAGTGGCTGGCTTCAG GCTCCGATGATGGCTCCCTGCGGCTCTGGGAGGTGGCCACTGCCCGCTGTGTGAGGACTGTGCCTGTTGGGGGCGTGGTGAGGAGTGCGGCCTGGAACCCTAACCCTACTGTCTGCCTGGTGGCTGTGGCTGT ggAGGACTCGGTGCTACTGCTGAACCCGGCTCTGGGGGACCGGCTGGTGGCAGGCGGCACGGATCAGCTGCTGAGTGCCTTCATCCCACCTGAGGAGCCCACCTTGCAGCCCACCCGCTGGCTGGAGGCCTCGGAGGAAGAGCGCCAAGTGGGCCTGCGGCTACGGATCTGCCATGGCAAG CCAGTGACGCAGGTGACCTGGCATGGACGTGGGGACTACCTGGCCGTGGTACTGGCCACCCAGGGCCATGCCCAGGTGCTGATCCATCAGCTGAGCCGTCGCCGCAGCCAGAGCCCGTTCCACCGCAGCCACGGGCAGGTGCAGCGGGTGGCCTTCCACCCTTCGAGGCCCTTCTTGTTGGTGGCGTCCCAGCGCAGCATCCGCCTCTACCACCTGCTGCGCCAGGAGCTCACCAAGAAGCTGATGCCCAACTGCAAGTGGGTGTCCAGCCTGGCTGTGCACCCGGCAG GTGACAACATCATCTGTGGGAGCTACGACAGCAAGCTGGTGTGGTTTGACCTGGATCTTTCCACCAAGCCATACAGGGTGCTGAG ACACCACAAGAAAGCTCTGCGAGCTGTGGCCTTCCACCCCCGGTACCCACTCTTCGCATCAGGGTCGGATGACGGCACTGTCATCATCTGTCATGGCATGGTGTACAA TGACCTTCTGCAGAACCCCCTGCTGGTTCCTGTCAAGGTGCTGAAGGGACACATGATGACCCGAGACCTGGGAGTGCTAGACGTCATCTTCCACCCCACTCAGCCGTGGGTCTTCTCCTCGGGGGCAGATGGGACCATCCGCCTCTTCTCATAG